The following are from one region of the Candidatus Acidulodesulfobacterium ferriphilum genome:
- a CDS encoding hydrogenase — MEKIAELFIILILVSVVLNVGSPFIKFAIKLYSFQSLMLAFYILMGAVHFNSINLYGSFVITVIFKVILIPYFLFKTLKKVKMDKEIDMYIGIPEAVVFAGSLTLLSNLIAQKIVTAGITFGAFVFTISLATFLIGAMLMITRKTLFSQIIGFLTIDNAIFLAANSITHGMPLLVELGVLFDLFVGILILSILILNLKRNAAV; from the coding sequence ATGGAAAAAATAGCCGAGCTATTTATCATTTTAATATTAGTTTCAGTGGTTTTAAATGTCGGCTCCCCTTTTATTAAATTTGCAATAAAGCTTTATTCGTTTCAATCACTTATGCTGGCGTTTTATATTTTAATGGGCGCCGTTCATTTTAATTCTATAAATTTATACGGGTCTTTTGTTATTACGGTAATCTTTAAGGTTATTCTAATTCCCTATTTTTTATTTAAAACGCTTAAGAAGGTTAAAATGGATAAAGAAATAGATATGTATATAGGCATACCGGAGGCCGTTGTTTTCGCAGGTTCTTTAACCCTGCTTTCCAATTTGATAGCTCAAAAAATTGTTACGGCAGGCATAACATTCGGGGCTTTTGTTTTCACGATTTCCCTTGCTACATTTTTGATTGGAGCTATGCTTATGATTACAAGAAAAACTTTGTTCTCCCAAATTATCGGATTTTTAACCATAGATAACGCTATTTTTTTAGCGGCTAATAGTATAACCCACGGTATGCCCCTTTTAGTTGAGTTGGGCGTGCTTTTCGATCTTTTTGTCGGCATACTCATATTATCTATCCTTATACTAAACCTGAAAAGAAATGCCGCCGTATGA
- a CDS encoding alpha/beta hydrolase: MEKNDNLFPIRKEILIKVKGKDIAGSMEIPAKAKGLVIFAHGSGSSRFSPRNRYVAGILNKNNLGTLLFDLLTVEEEKIDEYTAEYRFNIQLLAERLEGVTDWLLKEPSLKGLKLGYFGASTGAAAALIAAAKKSDIIYAVVSRGGRPDLAMESLPGVKAPTLLIVGGEDFEVIELNKAAYENISAKKRLEIIQGATHLFEEPGALEEVALITAKWFTGNL; the protein is encoded by the coding sequence ATGGAAAAGAATGATAACCTGTTTCCTATACGCAAAGAGATTTTAATTAAGGTAAAGGGCAAAGATATTGCGGGGAGCATGGAAATTCCCGCAAAAGCTAAAGGGCTTGTCATTTTTGCCCACGGGAGCGGCAGCAGCAGGTTCAGCCCGAGAAACAGGTATGTGGCGGGGATTTTAAATAAAAACAATCTCGGCACGCTTCTGTTTGACTTGCTCACCGTCGAAGAAGAAAAGATAGATGAATATACCGCCGAGTACCGTTTTAATATACAACTTCTTGCGGAACGGCTTGAGGGTGTTACCGATTGGCTGCTTAAGGAACCATCATTAAAGGGTTTAAAATTAGGCTATTTTGGGGCAAGCACCGGAGCGGCGGCGGCTTTAATCGCTGCGGCCAAAAAATCCGACATTATCTATGCCGTCGTTTCAAGGGGCGGCCGCCCCGACCTTGCCATGGAGAGTTTGCCCGGGGTTAAAGCGCCCACGCTGTTAATAGTCGGGGGAGAAGATTTTGAGGTTATCGAATTAAATAAGGCCGCGTACGAAAATATTTCGGCTAAAAAAAGGCTTGAAATTATACAGGGCGCTACCCATCTATTCGAAGAACCGGGAGCGCTGGAAGAGGTTGCCCTAATTACGGCAAAGTGGTTTACAGGAAATTTGTAG
- a CDS encoding heavy-metal-associated domain-containing protein encodes MKSYLNWKNVIAGIFAVLILALQVSSVSAFVYQKNAVSGALTPAVFTKTNALNTDKFKVYGLVCGDTFCITSIQNALYKIKGVVSAKVDMENQEAIVKFHGNIPPETFIKAIDGASNAMFHYTAHYIK; translated from the coding sequence ATGAAAAGTTATTTAAATTGGAAAAATGTTATTGCGGGTATTTTCGCTGTTTTGATTTTAGCTTTGCAGGTATCGTCGGTATCGGCATTCGTCTATCAAAAAAACGCCGTTTCGGGGGCGCTTACGCCTGCCGTTTTTACGAAGACAAACGCTCTTAATACGGATAAATTTAAAGTTTACGGGCTTGTGTGCGGGGATACTTTTTGCATAACCTCTATTCAGAATGCGTTATATAAGATAAAAGGGGTTGTTTCGGCAAAAGTTGATATGGAAAATCAGGAGGCAATAGTAAAGTTTCACGGAAACATTCCGCCCGAAACCTTTATAAAGGCAATAGACGGCGCATCGAACGCCATGTTTCATTATACCGCCCATTATATAAAATAA
- a CDS encoding hydantoin racemase, translated as MYELVLILPAVALIFSVFTDVLLMSYLQLIISTLVFLTVVAISLSFHAISVFFGGLFFVDYINLVILITVSTLELFVAFYSFGYVRTEIKHGLSKRKFKFYYFWKNLFVFSMMVSIMSNNLGIYWTGLEATTLATALLVSFNRTKESFEATWKYVIMCSVGIAIGLFAIVILYFTTSQIYGESMKSLSFINIIQAGSELDKNFLMLAFILALVGFGTKVGFAPMHNWLPDAHSQGPSPVSALLSGVLLNTALLGILRFYQINVSAEIYYPRYFLIGFGFLTIFVSALSIIKQKDYKRLFAFSSMENMGLIALGFGIGGIAVIGSLFQILFHALNKGALFLSSGNILAVTHERKIDKIRSLSKRFPITGLMLLFGVMGISGMPPFAMFLGEIYIMFGVFKTNIWFGFLVFLLLIFIFAGLFSKILKMYIGIGVKGGENGQQNENRANRGTNKDNQDKGEKGIHPFMLYAPLILLLISSILLFYIPSQFLHIVKSASAEFGGKINF; from the coding sequence ATGTATGAATTAGTATTGATACTTCCGGCGGTTGCCTTAATTTTTTCCGTTTTTACGGATGTTTTATTAATGTCTTATTTACAGCTGATAATTTCTACATTAGTTTTTTTAACGGTTGTCGCAATTTCTTTATCTTTTCATGCTATCTCCGTATTTTTCGGAGGACTTTTCTTTGTCGATTATATCAATCTGGTAATACTTATTACCGTTTCAACCCTTGAATTATTTGTCGCTTTTTATTCGTTTGGATATGTGAGGACGGAAATAAAACACGGATTGTCGAAAAGAAAATTTAAATTTTACTATTTTTGGAAAAATTTATTCGTTTTTAGCATGATGGTTTCGATAATGTCCAATAACCTCGGCATTTACTGGACGGGGCTTGAGGCGACTACCTTGGCTACAGCTTTGTTGGTTTCCTTCAACAGGACAAAAGAATCTTTTGAGGCAACATGGAAGTATGTAATTATGTGTTCGGTCGGCATAGCAATAGGGCTTTTTGCCATCGTTATTTTATATTTCACGACTTCGCAGATTTACGGCGAAAGCATGAAATCTTTATCCTTTATTAATATTATACAGGCGGGTTCGGAATTAGACAAAAACTTTCTTATGCTTGCGTTTATTCTTGCCCTTGTCGGGTTTGGAACGAAGGTGGGTTTTGCGCCTATGCATAATTGGCTTCCGGATGCCCATTCGCAGGGTCCGAGTCCGGTTAGCGCTTTATTATCGGGGGTTCTACTTAACACGGCGCTATTGGGCATTTTAAGATTTTACCAAATTAATGTTTCGGCAGAAATATATTATCCGAGATATTTTTTGATAGGTTTTGGTTTTCTCACGATTTTTGTTTCCGCGTTGTCAATAATAAAGCAAAAGGATTATAAACGCCTTTTCGCGTTTTCCTCTATGGAAAATATGGGTCTTATTGCGTTAGGTTTTGGTATTGGCGGAATTGCCGTAATAGGGAGCCTTTTTCAGATATTATTTCATGCTTTAAATAAGGGAGCCTTATTTTTATCTTCGGGTAATATTCTTGCGGTTACCCATGAAAGAAAAATCGATAAAATAAGAAGTTTATCCAAGCGTTTTCCGATTACGGGGCTTATGCTTCTTTTTGGGGTGATGGGAATTAGCGGAATGCCCCCCTTTGCAATGTTTCTGGGAGAAATTTATATTATGTTCGGCGTATTTAAAACCAATATCTGGTTTGGATTTTTAGTTTTCTTGTTATTGATTTTTATTTTTGCAGGACTTTTTAGTAAAATTCTTAAAATGTATATAGGTATAGGCGTTAAAGGCGGCGAAAATGGGCAGCAAAATGAAAACAGGGCTAATAGAGGGACAAATAAAGACAATCAAGATAAAGGAGAAAAAGGGATCCATCCGTTTATGCTGTATGCCCCTTTAATTCTTTTGCTGATTTCTTCGATATTGTTATTTTATATACCATCCCAGTTTTTACATATCGTAAAATCGGCATCGGCCGAATTTGGAGGAAAGATAAATTTTTAA
- a CDS encoding aminodeoxychorismate synthase component I: MASKPDFIERMNFYTRKGIQFLFIIDYEMEFPMVLKLSELNDLCIKYFIDGVKNYDDNVDLIKGNKELNIQKRPISFEVYKKAFNNVIENQKNGNSYLLNLTFKNPVEINFSLEEIFHKSSSRYKLYFKNEENEFVLFSPETFINITAGSIFTYPIKGTIDANIPDAEEILLNDKKEKAEHLTVVDLLRNDLNIVCEGVKVNRFCFTCKVKTNFGELLQMVSEIEGKVKPDLMYRFGDILFNMLPAGSICGAPKRQTLEIIKEAELDKRGYYTGVFGIYDGKNLKSSVMIRFIEKKGDYCFYRSGGGITVYSDAKKEYNEMVEKIYVPIY; encoded by the coding sequence ATGGCTTCGAAACCCGATTTTATTGAAAGAATGAATTTTTATACGAGAAAAGGGATTCAATTTCTTTTTATTATCGATTATGAGATGGAGTTTCCCATGGTTTTAAAGTTATCCGAACTAAACGATCTTTGTATTAAGTATTTTATAGACGGAGTAAAAAACTATGATGATAATGTTGACCTTATCAAAGGCAATAAAGAATTAAATATTCAAAAACGCCCCATTTCCTTCGAAGTTTATAAAAAAGCTTTTAATAATGTTATCGAAAACCAGAAAAACGGCAATTCGTACCTTTTAAACCTAACCTTTAAAAACCCTGTCGAAATTAATTTCAGCTTGGAAGAAATATTTCATAAAAGCTCGTCGAGATACAAGCTTTATTTTAAGAATGAAGAAAATGAGTTTGTATTGTTTTCCCCCGAGACTTTTATTAACATAACGGCAGGCAGTATATTTACCTATCCGATTAAAGGAACAATCGACGCAAATATTCCCGATGCGGAAGAAATCCTTTTAAACGATAAAAAAGAAAAAGCGGAACATTTAACGGTCGTGGATCTTTTGAGGAATGATTTAAATATCGTATGTGAAGGCGTAAAGGTAAACAGATTCTGTTTTACCTGCAAAGTAAAGACAAATTTTGGAGAGTTATTACAGATGGTTTCCGAGATTGAAGGTAAGGTCAAACCGGATTTAATGTATCGTTTCGGCGATATTCTCTTTAATATGCTTCCTGCAGGGTCTATCTGCGGGGCGCCGAAAAGGCAAACTTTAGAGATTATTAAAGAGGCTGAACTTGATAAAAGGGGCTATTATACCGGTGTTTTCGGCATATATGACGGGAAAAATCTTAAAAGCTCGGTTATGATAAGATTTATCGAAAAGAAAGGGGATTACTGTTTTTATAGAAGCGGCGGCGGGATAACGGTTTATAGCGACGCAAAAAAGGAATATAACGAAATGGTGGAAAAAATTTATGTTCCGATTTATTGA
- a CDS encoding heavy metal-responsive transcriptional regulator — MTIGQLAKTVNLNTQTIRYYERIGLINKPDTNEAGYRIYPEKAADVLRFIKHAKDIGFSLKQISELFSLDNNKYNTCSNVKKLAEEKVYEIDKKLNSLNLMRKELLNLISLCEEKTDNQRCPILDILKFES; from the coding sequence ATGACTATCGGACAGTTAGCCAAAACGGTTAATTTAAACACCCAAACCATAAGGTATTACGAGCGCATAGGGTTAATTAATAAACCCGATACAAATGAAGCGGGATACAGGATATATCCGGAAAAGGCTGCCGATGTTTTGCGTTTTATAAAACACGCAAAGGATATCGGTTTTTCCTTAAAGCAGATTTCCGAACTTTTTTCATTAGATAACAATAAATATAACACCTGCTCGAATGTGAAAAAGTTGGCCGAAGAAAAAGTCTATGAAATAGACAAGAAACTTAATTCTTTAAATCTGATGCGCAAAGAGCTTTTAAATCTTATATCGTTATGCGAAGAAAAAACCGATAACCAAAGGTGCCCGATTTTAGATATTTTAAAGTTCGAAAGTTAG
- a CDS encoding proton-conducting membrane transporter, which produces MIVDKHITTSSDFIKSANNIKESGKYLLGIVANDERSINSKFNIRYFFGGKNIIGEYSIPVDENFQSVSKICPAAKMYEREINDLFGLTPLGHPDLRPLMLYPENWDFSVHPLRKDYNNAIPEFKKYGDYKYKEVSGEGIFEVLVGPVHAGIIEPGHFRFSLAGEPVLQLEIRHFWKHKGIEKICEGKDFNEALNLISRVSGDNNVNIAVSYLEAVENLLDAAISERAKHIRVVLAELERIWNYVRDIAWIFMDIGFALPAQNLFALQEELMRLNKSLTGHRFMFNALVPGGVSVDFDSSKLFTIDNIIKKVEKAIKECEAFILNSSTVLDRLEFTGKINKKTAEELSLCGISARASGLPRDSRVEFPYLIYEKFNLKPVLLESGDVFARTALRIKEILLSVKIVGGLLFNLPEGGIISPCGNRAEAYKYAVGNAETPRGNAFFYIMADDSGKIFRLKYIDPSFRIWPSIQYGVLGNIIADFPLINKSLNLSYSGNDM; this is translated from the coding sequence ATTATAGTAGATAAGCATATTACCACATCAAGCGATTTTATAAAATCGGCTAATAATATTAAAGAGTCCGGAAAATATTTGCTGGGCATCGTTGCAAATGACGAGAGAAGTATAAATTCAAAATTTAACATAAGGTATTTTTTCGGGGGCAAAAATATTATAGGTGAATATTCCATTCCTGTGGATGAAAACTTTCAATCTGTTTCTAAAATTTGTCCCGCCGCCAAGATGTATGAAAGGGAAATCAATGATTTATTTGGACTTACACCCCTTGGACATCCCGATTTAAGACCACTGATGCTATATCCCGAAAATTGGGATTTTTCCGTCCATCCTTTAAGAAAGGATTATAACAACGCAATTCCCGAATTTAAAAAATACGGTGACTATAAGTATAAAGAGGTTTCGGGAGAGGGAATTTTTGAGGTTCTTGTCGGCCCGGTGCATGCCGGCATTATAGAACCAGGGCATTTTAGGTTTTCGCTGGCTGGAGAGCCTGTTTTACAGCTTGAGATAAGGCACTTCTGGAAACACAAAGGAATAGAAAAAATTTGCGAGGGAAAGGATTTTAACGAAGCGTTAAATTTGATTTCCCGGGTTTCAGGCGATAACAATGTAAATATAGCCGTAAGCTATCTTGAAGCAGTCGAAAATCTTTTGGATGCAGCGATTTCCGAAAGAGCAAAACATATCAGGGTAGTACTTGCCGAACTCGAGCGTATTTGGAACTATGTCAGGGACATAGCATGGATTTTTATGGATATAGGTTTTGCATTGCCCGCGCAAAACCTGTTTGCTTTGCAGGAAGAATTAATGAGGCTCAACAAAAGTTTAACCGGACACAGGTTTATGTTTAACGCGCTTGTACCCGGCGGCGTGAGCGTAGATTTTGATTCTTCTAAGCTATTTACGATAGATAATATTATTAAAAAGGTCGAAAAGGCAATAAAAGAGTGTGAAGCATTTATTTTAAATTCATCGACTGTTTTAGACAGGCTGGAATTTACGGGAAAAATTAACAAAAAGACGGCGGAAGAGCTTTCGTTATGCGGCATAAGCGCGCGGGCATCGGGACTGCCGAGAGATTCCAGAGTGGAATTTCCCTATCTTATATACGAGAAGTTTAACCTAAAACCTGTTTTGCTCGAGAGCGGGGATGTTTTTGCAAGAACGGCTTTGAGGATTAAAGAAATTCTGCTTTCCGTAAAAATCGTGGGCGGGCTTTTGTTTAACTTGCCGGAGGGAGGCATTATATCGCCCTGCGGAAACAGGGCAGAGGCATATAAATATGCCGTAGGCAATGCGGAAACACCGAGGGGCAATGCGTTTTTTTACATAATGGCGGATGACAGCGGAAAAATTTTCAGGCTTAAATATATAGACCCGTCTTTCAGGATATGGCCTTCCATTCAGTACGGCGTATTGGGCAATATAATTGCGGATTTTCCGTTAATAAACAAAAGCCTGAATTTATCTTATTCAGGGAACGATATGTAA
- a CDS encoding DUF86 domain-containing protein has product MTNINISQGWTNMIDKVLIEKKLRKIKEFLNEIEPVKVDSFKEFKNNVMAKRFIERNIELCIEQMIDVCKHLVGGLDLKEPGSYGECFEIISSSGIISAKNFKIYESMAKFRNLIIHSYDDVDDSIVYEIFKNHLVDFINFIDEIRNYLNK; this is encoded by the coding sequence ATGACGAATATAAATATATCTCAGGGATGGACAAATATGATAGATAAAGTGTTAATAGAAAAAAAACTGCGCAAAATAAAAGAATTTTTGAACGAGATTGAACCTGTTAAAGTAGATTCGTTCAAGGAATTTAAAAATAACGTGATGGCAAAAAGGTTTATAGAAAGAAATATCGAATTGTGTATAGAGCAGATGATAGACGTCTGCAAACACTTAGTAGGAGGGCTGGATCTTAAGGAACCGGGATCCTACGGCGAATGTTTTGAAATTATTTCGTCAAGCGGCATAATATCGGCAAAAAATTTTAAAATCTATGAATCTATGGCTAAATTTAGAAATTTAATAATCCACTCTTACGATGATGTTGACGATTCTATTGTTTACGAAATATTCAAGAACCATTTAGTCGATTTTATAAACTTTATAGATGAAATAAGGAATTATCTGAATAAATAA
- a CDS encoding formate hydrogenlyase, with product MTYNYNIQHLTIGIIQFFIIVFLAPFFAGFIHKLKQRARGQKGIGIFQFYINFNKLLKKEIVLSKDATFISNITPYIVFVSYLVILLMLPAFYRYSLLGISSDVILIAYTLALSTFFMTLYAMDQGSAFGGLGASRELFLTVLSEPSLIFVFISLAIYTKKGRITDIFYFIQKGAANAFLSGVHLHAISIAIPFLLFISLFIVSISENARIPIDNPETHLELTMFHEANILEASGKHLGLFEYGSYLKLTVFLTVMSLILFPYTAAHIYQIPLALAVYFLKMIILCVFIAGVEIFNPKMRIFRVPNILSVSFILSLIAMILSIRGF from the coding sequence ATGACTTATAATTATAATATTCAACATTTGACAATAGGGATCATTCAATTTTTTATAATAGTCTTTCTTGCGCCTTTTTTTGCGGGTTTTATTCATAAATTAAAACAGCGGGCAAGAGGGCAAAAAGGAATAGGCATTTTTCAGTTTTATATAAATTTTAATAAGTTATTAAAAAAGGAGATCGTTTTATCCAAAGATGCGACTTTTATATCCAATATAACCCCTTATATCGTTTTTGTTTCATATCTTGTAATATTATTAATGCTGCCCGCATTTTACAGGTATTCTTTGCTCGGCATATCTTCCGATGTAATACTGATTGCTTATACCCTTGCCCTGTCAACCTTCTTTATGACCCTTTATGCAATGGATCAGGGCAGCGCTTTCGGAGGACTCGGGGCAAGCAGGGAGTTGTTTTTAACCGTTCTTTCCGAGCCGTCTTTGATATTTGTTTTTATATCCCTTGCCATTTATACTAAAAAGGGAAGAATAACCGATATATTTTATTTTATTCAAAAAGGGGCCGCCAATGCCTTTTTATCGGGCGTTCATCTCCATGCTATATCTATTGCTATTCCTTTTTTACTGTTTATTTCGCTCTTTATCGTAAGCATATCCGAAAACGCAAGGATCCCGATTGATAATCCCGAGACACATCTTGAACTTACGATGTTTCATGAAGCAAATATTTTGGAGGCTAGCGGAAAACATCTCGGTTTATTTGAATACGGCAGTTATTTGAAACTTACCGTCTTTTTAACCGTAATGTCCCTTATCTTATTTCCATATACGGCCGCGCATATCTACCAGATTCCGTTAGCTTTGGCGGTATATTTTTTAAAGATGATTATTCTCTGTGTTTTTATTGCAGGCGTTGAAATCTTTAACCCTAAAATGAGGATATTCAGGGTGCCGAACATACTTTCCGTGTCTTTTATTTTGTCTTTAATAGCGATGATTTTATCTATCAGAGGGTTTTAA
- a CDS encoding 4-amino-4-deoxychorismate lyase — protein sequence MFRFIETIKLADGNYKLIDYHDKRMNATIAHFFNIDCGQSLADFLPEAKTYRQGIYKCRVVYSSNIEDIEITPYFKRKIKRLKIVNLDTYPFLSPGGLFDYSFKYEDRSFINSLLKGLDDITDILIVKNGLITDTSFSNVILFDGKKWITPDAFLLNGVKRRYLLDCGITSEGTVSVKGLKDFQKISLINAMLEPGDIEIDIKDIIY from the coding sequence ATGTTCCGATTTATTGAAACAATTAAATTGGCGGACGGAAATTATAAGTTAATCGATTATCACGATAAGAGAATGAACGCAACCATTGCGCATTTTTTTAATATTGATTGCGGGCAATCGCTTGCGGATTTTTTGCCGGAAGCTAAAACATATCGGCAGGGGATTTACAAATGCAGGGTAGTTTATTCGAGCAATATTGAAGATATTGAAATTACCCCTTATTTTAAAAGGAAAATTAAAAGATTAAAAATAGTTAATTTAGATACTTACCCGTTTTTATCCCCCGGCGGGTTATTTGATTATTCGTTTAAATATGAAGACAGAAGTTTCATAAATTCATTATTAAAAGGATTGGATGATATAACCGATATACTTATTGTAAAAAACGGTTTAATAACCGATACCTCGTTTTCCAATGTTATTTTATTCGACGGCAAGAAATGGATTACGCCGGACGCTTTTTTGTTAAACGGGGTAAAAAGGCGTTATCTTTTAGATTGTGGCATTACCTCCGAAGGAACGGTTTCCGTTAAAGGCTTAAAAGATTTTCAAAAAATATCTTTAATCAATGCCATGCTTGAACCCGGGGATATAGAAATCGATATAAAAGATATAATATATTAA
- the nuoB gene encoding NADH-quinone oxidoreductase subunit NuoB → MSFLIKLLFKNKTQDIVSGNIDSVSIKGKGDELKRSIDRIFGRSLFVRLVDTGSCNACETELAALSNPYYDLERFGIKFVASPKHADVIIITGCLTRNMLNPLLKTFEFVPEPKFVITAGDCPETGGPFKDSYAVCGPVSKYLKVAMHIKGCPPEPEAIISGFLSFMGMLKTSP, encoded by the coding sequence ATGAGCTTTTTAATCAAATTATTATTTAAAAATAAGACGCAGGATATTGTTAGCGGCAATATTGATTCTGTTTCAATCAAAGGAAAAGGGGATGAATTAAAACGCTCGATTGACAGGATATTCGGCAGGAGTTTATTTGTAAGGCTTGTCGATACGGGTTCTTGCAACGCCTGCGAAACCGAGCTTGCCGCTCTTTCCAATCCTTATTACGATTTAGAAAGATTCGGCATAAAATTTGTCGCTTCCCCAAAGCATGCGGATGTCATTATTATAACGGGATGTTTGACAAGGAACATGCTTAATCCGCTCTTAAAGACTTTTGAGTTTGTTCCTGAACCTAAATTCGTTATTACGGCGGGCGATTGCCCCGAAACAGGCGGGCCTTTTAAAGATTCCTATGCCGTATGCGGCCCCGTTTCAAAATATTTAAAGGTTGCAATGCACATAAAGGGATGTCCGCCCGAACCCGAAGCAATAATATCCGGGTTTTTAAGCTTTATGGGTATGTTAAAAACTTCGCCTTAA
- a CDS encoding sulfite exporter TauE/SafE family protein: MPVISPFDIIIGIIIVLIAFFVRATIGFGSGLISVSLLTIFLPIRITVPAVFILDFLGSILLGAYDFKEVKWSDLSYLLPATVFGLLSGAYILKYANPQKLTIFLGIFILTYIIYALKVKQNKLPYVKNSVGAPLGFLGGLIGSLYGGGGPPIVAYLQMKHHGKRTFRATFQIVAITDSIFRAVIYASFGLLTIEVLKFSAILIPSLLAGLFLGNKLHFVINQKTFYYLVIIILTIAALGLIFHSIF, encoded by the coding sequence ATGCCTGTTATCTCCCCTTTTGACATAATCATAGGAATTATTATCGTTTTAATCGCTTTTTTTGTCAGGGCGACAATAGGTTTCGGTTCGGGGCTGATTTCCGTATCTTTGCTGACGATATTCCTTCCGATAAGAATAACCGTCCCCGCTGTTTTTATTCTCGATTTTTTAGGCAGTATCCTGCTCGGAGCATACGATTTTAAAGAAGTAAAATGGAGCGACCTTTCCTATTTGCTTCCGGCAACCGTTTTTGGCCTTTTATCCGGCGCATATATTTTAAAATACGCAAACCCTCAAAAACTGACCATTTTCCTTGGAATTTTTATTTTAACATATATAATATACGCTTTAAAGGTTAAACAAAATAAATTGCCTTATGTGAAAAATAGCGTGGGAGCTCCTCTGGGATTTTTAGGCGGGCTAATCGGCAGCTTATACGGCGGCGGCGGACCTCCGATAGTAGCATATCTGCAAATGAAGCACCACGGCAAACGCACATTTAGGGCCACATTTCAAATAGTCGCAATTACGGATAGCATTTTTAGGGCCGTAATTTATGCCTCCTTCGGTCTTTTAACGATTGAGGTATTAAAATTTTCCGCAATTTTAATACCCTCTTTGTTGGCGGGACTTTTTTTGGGAAATAAACTCCATTTTGTCATAAATCAAAAAACATTTTACTATTTAGTGATTATAATATTAACAATAGCCGCTTTGGGATTAATATTTCACTCTATATTTTAG